In the Pseudochaenichthys georgianus chromosome 1, fPseGeo1.2, whole genome shotgun sequence genome, one interval contains:
- the LOC117450257 gene encoding E3 ubiquitin-protein ligase TRIM39-like isoform X1: MATASCLQSEDQFLCPICLDVLIDPVTTPCGHNFCKNCITKHWDTSDKCQCPMCNEMFDKKPEMRINTFISEMVAQFRRSAQQKASSSEQQVFKPGEVPCDVCTETKLKALKSCLVCLTSYCETHLEPHLTASSLKRHQLIDPVENLEDRMCPKHDKPLELFCKTDQTCVCMLCHVSDHKMHDVVPLKEAYEGKKAELGKTEAEIQQMIEKKQQRIRKVQRNVNFSEKCAEEEIEIGVTVFTTLMQYVERSMDFLINTIEEKQKTIKKQAEDVIKELEQDISELKRKSTEWKRLCSVSCSEDHLRLLQSFSSLKVAPPTKDWTEVSIPPSSYEGIVVTVAVQLEKTFSEDMKKLLEAELKRIQSYAVEVTLDADTAHPELILSDDGKQVSDGDVKKNLPDNPERFSNSICVLGKQSFSSGKFYFEVQVKEKTKWTLGVARESINRKENIQLSPEDGYWTLRLRNGNEYSALNVPPVCFSLKSEPQKVGVFVDYEEGLVSFYDVDAPALIYSFTGCSFTEKLFLYFGPCPNDGGKNSAPLIISMITSGSGAVRRGSVPRGSVRRGAVPRGSVRRGSVPRGLVCEP; encoded by the coding sequence atGGCTACCGCCAGTTGCCTACAATCTGAAGATCAGTTTCTGTGTCCCATCTGTCTGGATGTGTTAATTGATCCAGTCACCACACCATGTGGACACAACTTCTGCAAGAACTGCATCACCAAACACTGGGATACAAGTGACAAGTGCCAGTGTCCCATGTGTAACGAGATGTTTGACAAAAAACCTGAAATGCGAATCAACACTTTCATCTCTGAGATGGTCGCTCAGTTCAGACGGTCGGCTCAACAGAAAGCCAGCAGCTCAGAGCAACAAGTCTTCAAACCAGGAGAAGTTCCCTGTGACGTCTGCACTGAAACCAAACTGAAGGCCCTGAAGTCCTGCCTGGTGTGTCTGACCTCCTACTGTGAGACTCACCTGGAGCCTCATCTGACAGCCTCAAGCCTGAAAAGACATCAGCTGATCGACCCTGTGGAGAACCTGGAAGACAGGATGTGTCCGAAGCACGATAAACCTCTGGAGCTGTTCTGTAAGACCGACCAGACATGTGTCTGCATGCTCTGCCATGTTTCAGACCACAAGATGCATGATGTGGTTCCTCTGAAAGAAGCATATGAAGGGAAGAAGGCCGAGCTGGGGAAGACAGAGGCTGAAATTCAGCAGATGATCGAAAAGAAACAACAAAGAATTCGGAAGGTCCAACGAAATGTTAACTTTAGCGAAAAATGTGCTGAGGAGGAGATAGAGATAGGTGTTACAGTCTTTACAACTCTCATGCAGTATGTTGAGAGAAGCATGGACTTCCTCATTAACACAATTGAAGAAAAGCAGAAGACAATAAAGAAACAAGCTGAGGATGTTATCAAAGAGCTGGAACAGGACATCTCTGAGCTGAAGAGGAAGAGCACTGAGTGGAAGCGTCTCTGCTCCGTCTCATGCTCTGAAGACCATCTACGCCTTCTCCAGAGCTTTTCATCCCTGAAAGTGGCTCCACCCACCAAGGACTGGACAGAGGTCAGCATCCCTCCATCATCATATGAGGGGATTGTGGTGACAGTTGCTGTTCAGCTGGAGAAGACTTTCAGTGAAGATATGAAGAAGCTGCTTGAAGCTGAGCTGAAGAGGATCCAGAGCTACGCAGTGGAGGTGACTCTTGATGCTGATACAGCACATCCTGAACTCATCCTGTCTGATGATGGAAAACAAGTGAGTGATGGTGATGTGAAGAAGAATCTCCCAGACAACCCAGAGAGATTTTCTAATTCTATTTGTGTTTTAGGAAAGCAGAGTTTCTCTTCTGGCAAATTTTACTTTGAGGTTCAAGTTAAAGAAAAGACCAAATGGACTTTAGGAGTGGCCAGAGAGTCGATCAACAGGAAAGAGAACATCCAACTGAGCCCTGAAGATGGTTACTGGACTCTACGGTTGAGAAATGGAAATGAGTACAGCGCTCTTAATGTACCCCCAGTCTGTTTCTCTCTGAAGTCTGAGCCTCAGAAGGTGGGGGTGTTTGTGGATTATGAGGAGGGTCTGGTCTCCTTTTATGACGTAGATGCTCCAGCTCTGATCTACTCCTTCACTGGCTGCTCCTTCACTGAGAAACTCTTCCTGTACTTTGGTCCTTGTCCTAATGATGGTGGTAAAAACTCTGCACCTCTGATCATCTCTATGATCACGTCCGGCAGTGGCGCAGTCCGTAGGGGCTCGGTCCCTAGGGGCTCAGTCCGTAGGGGCGCAGTCCCTAGGGGCTCAGTCCGTAGGGGCTCGGTCCCTAGGGGGTTGGTCTGTGAGCCCTAG
- the LOC117450257 gene encoding E3 ubiquitin-protein ligase TRIM47-like isoform X2: MATASCLQSEDQFLCPICLDVLIDPVTTPCGHNFCKNCITKHWDTSDKCQCPMCNEMFDKKPEMRINTFISEMVAQFRRSAQQKASSSEQQVFKPGEVPCDVCTETKLKALKSCLVCLTSYCETHLEPHLTASSLKRHQLIDPVENLEDRMCPKHDKPLELFCKTDQTCVCMLCHVSDHKMHDVVPLKEAYEGKKAELGKTEAEIQQMIEKKQQRIRKVQRNVNFSEKCAEEEIEIGVTVFTTLMQYVERSMDFLINTIEEKQKTIKKQAEDVIKELEQDISELKRKSTEWKRLCSVSCSEDHLRLLQSFSSLKVAPPTKDWTEVSIPPSSYEGIVVTVAVQLEKTFSEDMKKLLEAELKRIQSYAVEVTLDADTAHPELILSDDGKQESRVSLLANFTLRFKLKKRPNGL; encoded by the exons atGGCTACCGCCAGTTGCCTACAATCTGAAGATCAGTTTCTGTGTCCCATCTGTCTGGATGTGTTAATTGATCCAGTCACCACACCATGTGGACACAACTTCTGCAAGAACTGCATCACCAAACACTGGGATACAAGTGACAAGTGCCAGTGTCCCATGTGTAACGAGATGTTTGACAAAAAACCTGAAATGCGAATCAACACTTTCATCTCTGAGATGGTCGCTCAGTTCAGACGGTCGGCTCAACAGAAAGCCAGCAGCTCAGAGCAACAAGTCTTCAAACCAGGAGAAGTTCCCTGTGACGTCTGCACTGAAACCAAACTGAAGGCCCTGAAGTCCTGCCTGGTGTGTCTGACCTCCTACTGTGAGACTCACCTGGAGCCTCATCTGACAGCCTCAAGCCTGAAAAGACATCAGCTGATCGACCCTGTGGAGAACCTGGAAGACAGGATGTGTCCGAAGCACGATAAACCTCTGGAGCTGTTCTGTAAGACCGACCAGACATGTGTCTGCATGCTCTGCCATGTTTCAGACCACAAGATGCATGATGTGGTTCCTCTGAAAGAAGCATATGAAGGGAAGAAGGCCGAGCTGGGGAAGACAGAGGCTGAAATTCAGCAGATGATCGAAAAGAAACAACAAAGAATTCGGAAGGTCCAACGAAATGTTAACTTTAGCGAAAAATGTGCTGAGGAGGAGATAGAGATAGGTGTTACAGTCTTTACAACTCTCATGCAGTATGTTGAGAGAAGCATGGACTTCCTCATTAACACAATTGAAGAAAAGCAGAAGACAATAAAGAAACAAGCTGAGGATGTTATCAAAGAGCTGGAACAGGACATCTCTGAGCTGAAGAGGAAGAGCACTGAGTGGAAGCGTCTCTGCTCCGTCTCATGCTCTGAAGACCATCTACGCCTTCTCCAGAGCTTTTCATCCCTGAAAGTGGCTCCACCCACCAAGGACTGGACAGAGGTCAGCATCCCTCCATCATCATATGAGGGGATTGTGGTGACAGTTGCTGTTCAGCTGGAGAAGACTTTCAGTGAAGATATGAAGAAGCTGCTTGAAGCTGAGCTGAAGAGGATCCAGAGCTACGCAGTGGAGGTGACTCTTGATGCTGATACAGCACATCCTGAACTCATCCTGTCTGATGATGGAAAACAA GAAAGCAGAGTTTCTCTTCTGGCAAATTTTACTTTGAGGTTCAAGTTAAAGAAAAGACCAAATGGACTTTAG